The following DNA comes from Synechococcales cyanobacterium T60_A2020_003.
AGTGATGAAATGCTGGCGTTTGCGGAATCGCTCCGGAGTCAGCAAAACGATCTCGCTGGAGAGACCGTCGATCAACCGAGCGATACAGCTACACCGCCAGTCGTCCTATCCGTCGTTCAAGGTAAGAAAACCTCCCCTCGAAAGGGATCGTCATCTCGATCCCGGTCGTCGAGCAAGCGATCGCCTAAAGCCCTGTAATTCTCATGGGAATCCTCACATTTTGTAACGATTGACGGGGGTAGGTTTTGGGAAGGGTTAGCCTGAAGCTACTTGGACGTGGATAGGGACTCAAGTTAGGACTATGCGGTGGGGCGATCGCGTCACCTTTGTAATCAGCGTTGGGGTGGTCTGCGGTTGGATACCTGCGGTTCAGGCCCAGATTCGACCGGATGACACCCTATCAACCCCCTCCCGTGTGGACGAACGTCGCCCAGGACGATTTGTGATTCGAGAGGGCACGCGGCGCGATCGCCTATTGTTTCATAGCTTTAGGGAATTCTCCGTACCCAATCGGGGGGAGGCATCGTTTCGGGGCATTGACCCTGCCGTTGATTTGATCTTGATGCGCGTGACCGGGAATGCAGCCTCGTCCATCAACGGTGCCATTGAGATTTTGCAAGAGAACGGAAGGCTCAGCAATGCCGATGTGTTTTTGCTAAATCCCAACGGCATTGTGTTTGGGCGGAATGCGTCGTTGCGATTGGGAGGCTCGTTCCTGGCAACAACCGCAGAGAGTTTCCGGTTTGAAGATGGGACTGTGTTTAGTGCGGCAAATCCCCAAGATGCCCCTATTTTGAATGTCAACGTGCCTATTGGGCTTCAGTTTGGTCAGCGTCCGGGCAGCATAGAAAATGCCTCTTTAGTCGATGCTACGGGGGATAGATTTATTGATGGGTTAACGGTTTTACCACGTCAAACGCTGGCACTGGTCGGTGGGAATCTTTTATTTTCGGGAGGCGCGGCAACGGCACCGAGCGGACGAATGGAGTTAGGGAGCATAGGGGAGGATGGCTTTATTGCCATTGCACCGACGGCATCCGGGTTTCAGCTTGACTATTCAGAAACCTCCACGTTTCAGAATATCCGCTTTGAGGGGTTCGCAACGGTGGTGGTGGATGGAGATGGTAGTGCAGGTTTACAGATTCAAGGCGATGAGGTCGTTCTTGCAGATGCGTCTTTATATCTACCACCACCTTCGGAGTAGGGGATGCCGGGAATCTGCGGGTGAGGGTTAATCGGGCAGAGTTATCGGGCAGTGCAACCCGCAACGGTCGTCTGATTAAGGGAGATTTGGGACAGCGCTACGGTAGCGGTTTGTATACGAGTGCCGAACTCAACTCCACTGGGGAGGGTGGCGATCTGGTGTTTGAAGGGAATCAGCTTTCGCTGAGCGATGGAGCGGTTTTCCAAACCGTGACGTTAGAAATCGCAGTTTAAAATAGGCGATCGCGCCACTAAAGCCTCCCACCGCTTTATCTACAACGACACCAGCGGCTATCTCTATTTTGATCGAGATGGAACGGGAGCACTTGCCCCTGTGGCGATCGCCAAACTGGATAAAAAGCCTGACCTGTCTTATCAAGACATTCGCACCTTTGATGATGAGGCCGCCCAAGCCTTCGGGTCGTCCGGTATAATCGCAACGCCACCTACGGATACGATTTAGGACTCATCTATGATTACCCTCTCACCAAACTGGATGGAATGGCTCACCGTCTTCGGCTACATTGCCTTTGCCGGATTTGTATTTTGGCAAGTTATGGCGCGATCGCACCCCCCAAAGCGCTAGGGTTCCGTAACCCGATCCGCTGTCCCTGATCGATAGTCTCCACCATGGCGAACTGGTCATCAAAGATCGCCAAATTTGCCAGATACCCTGGTGCGATCGCCCCCATCTGATCATCCATGCCGAGCAGTTGCGCTGGATAAAGAGACGCCATGCGGAGGGCTTCATCCAGAGAGATATGCATGTGCTGAACGCAATTGGCGATCGCCTCCATCATCGTCAAGGCTGAGCCACCCAGGGTTCCCTCTGCCGAGATACATTTGCCATCGCGATAAAATACTTCCTGTCCCCCAATCCAGAAAGAGTCCATTTGGGTTCCGGTAGGAGGGGTCGCGTCTGTAACCAGGATCAGCTTCTCCCCCTTGAGCCGATGGGAAAGAGAAATGGACGCATCATGAACGTGCTGACGATCAGCAATGATCCCTGCGTAGATATCCGGTCGGTCAAAGGTCGCACCCACGACTCCGGGGCGTCGTCCCTGCCAAGGCGACATCGCGTTAAACAAATGAGTCACCATGCGAACACCCGCATCAAAACCAGCGATCGCCTCTTCATAGGTGGCATCTGTATGCCCAGCGGAAACGATAATCCCTGCCTCCGTTAAGCGTTGAATGTCTGCGACCGGAACCATCTCTGGCGCAAGGGTAACCAAACAGACAACCTCCCGTCCAGCCGCCGCGATGTGTTGGATCATGGCAGGATCGGGCGTGCGGACATAGGTTTCGTTGTGAATTCCCTTCCGTTTGGGATTGAGATAAGGCCCTTCGAGATGGAGGCCAAGTACCGACAAAGGATGGGTTTTGCGATAATCAGCGACAAGGGCGATCGCCTGTTCCATATCCTGATCCGAGGTGGTGATCAGGGTCGGCAGAAAGCTGGTTGTACCGCTCCTCAGATTTGTGCGGTGCATGGTGTCTAGGGTTTCAGCGGTGATCGTGTCGTTAAACATTACTCCCCCACAGCCGTTGAGCTGGAGATCGATAAACCCTGGAGCGACATGGCAACCCTGAAGATCAACTTGGGGGCAATCCGTCGGAAGCTGGGCGATCGCCACTACATCGACAATCCGTTGCCCGTCAATCAGCACCGCATGATTGGTCAGCGTGTCGGAGGAGGTATGGAGAATGCTGTGGGTTAGGGCGTACATGGTTTTGTTGGATTCTGTCACTGAAACTTAAGAAATGGGGATAAGGATGACGGCGTGGCATTGTGACCCCATCCTTCCATCCTAGAGTTAAGCCACACCAACGCATCTTGATGTCCCAAGTTTTACATCTATTGCTATCGAAATTGCTATCGTTAAGACATCACACAACTCAATGTCCCCCAGTTGTGAGCCCGTTGAGTACCCCTCCAAACGTCTTATCCCCAGAGGGTTTGGATACTCTCACCATAGTTCTATCGCTGAAGTCGCCATAGTCTGAATTAGGATGAGCATCATTAAAGGAACCCAGATTGGCGATTACGCGCCAGATTTTGAATTGCCCGCTACGGATGGCACTGTCCACCATTTGCGGCCTTACCTCGA
Coding sequences within:
- a CDS encoding filamentous hemagglutinin N-terminal domain-containing protein, which codes for MRWGDRVTFVISVGVVCGWIPAVQAQIRPDDTLSTPSRVDERRPGRFVIREGTRRDRLLFHSFREFSVPNRGEASFRGIDPAVDLILMRVTGNAASSINGAIEILQENGRLSNADVFLLNPNGIVFGRNASLRLGGSFLATTAESFRFEDGTVFSAANPQDAPILNVNVPIGLQFGQRPGSIENASLVDATGDRFIDGLTVLPRQTLALVGGNLLFSGGAATAPSGRMELGSIGEDGFIAIAPTASGFQLDYSETSTFQNIRFEGFATVVVDGDGSAGLQIQGDEVVLADASLYLPPPSE
- the nagA gene encoding N-acetylglucosamine-6-phosphate deacetylase is translated as MYALTHSILHTSSDTLTNHAVLIDGQRIVDVVAIAQLPTDCPQVDLQGCHVAPGFIDLQLNGCGGVMFNDTITAETLDTMHRTNLRSGTTSFLPTLITTSDQDMEQAIALVADYRKTHPLSVLGLHLEGPYLNPKRKGIHNETYVRTPDPAMIQHIAAAGREVVCLVTLAPEMVPVADIQRLTEAGIIVSAGHTDATYEEAIAGFDAGVRMVTHLFNAMSPWQGRRPGVVGATFDRPDIYAGIIADRQHVHDASISLSHRLKGEKLILVTDATPPTGTQMDSFWIGGQEVFYRDGKCISAEGTLGGSALTMMEAIANCVQHMHISLDEALRMASLYPAQLLGMDDQMGAIAPGYLANLAIFDDQFAMVETIDQGQRIGLRNPSALGGAIAP